In the genome of Leucobacter luti, one region contains:
- a CDS encoding ABC transporter ATP-binding protein encodes MAKKDRKPAKTAAVEEFELPDDYQPDNDDWGGQAAKKAKHFWPAAKRLVGLLAPQKWLFALVVLLVVGSVVLTVIAPKILGQAMDVIFNGILGKNLPAGVPIEQVISAARNSGNDAYADMLAGSNAIPGEGIDFGLLGRLILTVLGLYLVASFLMWLQGFLLNKLVMRVVYTLRQDIEAKINRLPLSFFDSRQRGDVLSRVTNDVDNIQQALQQALSQLVQSVLMVIGITAMMFTVSWQLALLALIALPLSGIIAGVVGVRAQKLFVAQWKYTGDLNGHIEESFTGHELVRIFNRDTEMTEEFDRRNEGLFGAAYRAQALSGTIMPAMQFVQYLSYVLIAVAGALRVTAGQMTLGDVTAFIQYSREFAQPIGEMAGMANMLQSGVASAERTFELLDADEQDPDTAIADLPDRTEGHVVFEDVNFSYDPERPLIEGLNLEATPGHTVAIVGPTGAGKTTLVNLVMRFYELDAGRILLDGIDITQLSRAELRGHVGMVLQDAWLFDGTIRENIRYGRLDATDEEVVAAAQATMVDRFVRQLPDGYDTVISENASSLSAGERQLLTIARAFIANPSLLILDEATSSVDTRTEVLVQQAMSALRTDRTSFVIAHRLSTIRDADTILMMESGKIVEQGNHEALLARNGAYAELYRAQFAGEIDEAQVEELLTGTVPVVTGAVPVAGVADAGAEPDPGKRSE; translated from the coding sequence ATGGCGAAGAAGGATCGAAAGCCCGCGAAGACCGCGGCCGTTGAAGAGTTTGAGCTCCCCGACGATTATCAGCCCGACAACGACGACTGGGGCGGGCAGGCTGCGAAGAAGGCGAAGCACTTCTGGCCAGCGGCCAAACGCCTCGTGGGTCTGCTCGCGCCGCAGAAGTGGTTGTTCGCACTCGTTGTGCTGCTCGTGGTCGGCTCCGTCGTCCTCACGGTGATCGCCCCCAAGATTCTCGGCCAGGCGATGGACGTGATCTTCAACGGCATCCTCGGCAAGAACTTGCCGGCTGGCGTGCCGATTGAGCAGGTGATCTCTGCCGCGCGGAACTCCGGCAACGACGCATATGCCGACATGCTGGCCGGATCGAACGCGATTCCTGGCGAGGGCATTGATTTCGGGCTGCTCGGCCGCCTGATTCTCACCGTCCTCGGCCTGTACCTGGTCGCCTCGTTCCTCATGTGGCTGCAGGGCTTCCTGCTGAACAAGCTCGTGATGCGGGTCGTGTACACATTGCGCCAGGACATCGAGGCGAAGATCAATCGGCTGCCGCTGAGCTTCTTCGATAGCAGGCAGCGCGGCGACGTGCTCTCTCGCGTGACGAACGATGTCGACAATATCCAGCAGGCGCTGCAGCAGGCGCTGTCGCAGCTGGTGCAATCCGTGCTGATGGTGATTGGTATCACGGCGATGATGTTCACGGTGTCCTGGCAGCTTGCGCTGCTCGCCTTGATCGCGCTCCCCCTCTCCGGAATCATCGCAGGCGTCGTCGGTGTGCGCGCACAGAAGCTGTTTGTCGCGCAGTGGAAGTACACCGGCGACCTGAACGGGCATATCGAAGAGTCGTTCACCGGCCACGAACTCGTGCGGATCTTCAACCGTGACACCGAGATGACGGAGGAATTCGACCGGCGCAACGAGGGCCTCTTTGGGGCCGCGTATCGCGCGCAGGCACTCTCGGGCACCATCATGCCTGCGATGCAGTTCGTGCAGTACCTCAGCTATGTGCTCATTGCCGTCGCCGGAGCACTCCGCGTGACCGCGGGGCAAATGACCCTCGGTGATGTGACCGCGTTCATTCAGTACTCGCGAGAGTTCGCGCAGCCGATCGGCGAGATGGCAGGCATGGCAAACATGCTCCAGTCAGGCGTTGCCTCGGCTGAGCGCACGTTTGAGCTGCTCGACGCTGACGAACAGGATCCCGACACGGCGATCGCGGACCTCCCCGACCGCACCGAAGGGCATGTGGTCTTCGAGGATGTGAACTTCAGCTATGACCCCGAGCGGCCGCTTATCGAAGGACTCAACCTCGAGGCGACTCCCGGCCACACCGTCGCGATTGTTGGCCCGACCGGGGCGGGCAAGACCACGCTGGTGAACCTCGTGATGCGGTTCTACGAGCTCGATGCTGGCAGGATCCTGCTCGACGGAATCGACATTACCCAGCTGTCCCGTGCCGAGCTCCGTGGGCACGTTGGTATGGTGCTGCAGGACGCCTGGCTGTTCGACGGCACGATCCGTGAGAACATCCGCTACGGTCGGCTTGACGCCACCGATGAGGAAGTCGTCGCTGCCGCACAAGCGACGATGGTGGATCGCTTTGTGCGCCAATTGCCTGACGGCTATGACACAGTGATCTCCGAGAACGCGTCTTCGCTGTCTGCTGGCGAGCGGCAGTTGCTCACGATCGCGCGCGCGTTCATCGCGAACCCGTCACTGTTGATCCTGGACGAAGCGACTTCCTCTGTCGATACGCGCACTGAAGTGCTGGTGCAGCAAGCGATGAGCGCGCTGCGGACTGACCGGACGTCGTTTGTGATCGCGCATCGCCTCTCCACGATTCGAGACGCTGACACCATCCTGATGATGGAGAGTGGCAAAATCGTTGAGCAGGGCAATCACGAGGCGCTGCTTGCGCGCAACGGCGCCTATGCCGAGCTGTACCGGGCGCAGTTCGCAGGGGAGATCGACGAAGCGCAGGTCGAGGAACTCTTGACCGGCACCGTTCCCGTGGTCACCGGGGCAGTTCCGGTAGCCGGAGTGGCCGACGCCGGCGCTGAGCCTGATCCCGGGAAGCGCTCCGAGTAA
- a CDS encoding ABC transporter ATP-binding protein has product MALISLALRHAKRYWLFVVAVFVLQLLSTIAALWLPSLNAQIIDKGITQGDIGFIWRTGGFMLIVSLGQLITAVVAVYFASRTSMGIGRDLRREVYRKVDSLSTLEATKFGAGTLITRGTNDVQQIQMLVLMTLNFMVSAPIMAIGGIIMALREDAGMSWLVWASVALLAVIVSFLVWLLLPLFRTMQDRVDTINGVLREQIMGIRVVRAFVRENFEVDRYEAANRGITDVSVKVGNIFVMMFPVIMMVLHVATAAVLWFGGHRVEAGVVQVGSLTAFLQYLLQILGAVMMGVFMTMMIPRAVVCAERIRELLDTESTLSFPKVETVATPAAGRVEFSGVSFGFPGAEQSVVTNVSFVAEPGKTTAIIGSTGAGKTVLLNLLLRLYDPQQGSITIDGAPVAALTRGQLAEAMSLVPQRPYLFSGTIASNLRFGRSEATDEELWEALRVAQGEDFVRAKELGLEEPVSQGGTSVSGGQRQRLSIARSLVAKPRVYLFDDSFSALDVATDARLRAALPSATHGATTIIVAQRVSTILDADQILVVDAGEIVGRGTHDQLLETSEVYREIVRSQLEEAEAA; this is encoded by the coding sequence GTGGCCCTCATTTCACTCGCGCTGCGGCACGCAAAACGGTACTGGCTGTTTGTGGTCGCGGTGTTTGTCCTCCAACTACTTTCTACGATTGCTGCACTGTGGCTGCCGAGCCTCAACGCCCAGATTATTGACAAGGGCATCACTCAGGGCGACATCGGCTTTATCTGGCGTACCGGTGGCTTCATGCTCATCGTGTCGCTCGGGCAGCTCATCACCGCCGTTGTTGCGGTCTACTTCGCTTCCCGCACCTCGATGGGGATCGGGCGTGACCTGCGTCGCGAGGTGTACCGCAAGGTTGACTCGCTGAGCACGCTCGAAGCGACCAAGTTCGGTGCAGGCACGCTCATCACCCGCGGCACGAATGATGTGCAGCAGATCCAGATGCTGGTGCTCATGACCCTGAACTTCATGGTCTCGGCGCCGATCATGGCGATCGGCGGCATCATTATGGCGTTGCGCGAAGACGCGGGCATGTCCTGGCTCGTGTGGGCGTCCGTCGCGCTGCTCGCCGTGATTGTGAGCTTCCTCGTGTGGCTCCTGCTGCCACTGTTTCGCACGATGCAGGATCGTGTTGACACGATCAATGGCGTGCTCCGCGAGCAAATCATGGGCATCCGTGTGGTCCGTGCATTTGTGCGTGAGAATTTCGAGGTCGATCGCTATGAGGCGGCGAACCGTGGCATCACTGACGTCTCGGTGAAAGTCGGCAACATCTTCGTGATGATGTTCCCCGTGATCATGATGGTGCTCCATGTTGCGACCGCAGCGGTGCTGTGGTTCGGCGGGCACCGGGTCGAGGCCGGTGTCGTACAGGTGGGGTCGCTCACCGCATTCCTGCAGTATCTGCTGCAGATCCTCGGAGCGGTGATGATGGGGGTCTTTATGACCATGATGATTCCCCGCGCCGTCGTGTGCGCCGAGCGTATTCGCGAGTTGCTCGACACTGAATCGACGCTCTCATTCCCGAAAGTTGAAACAGTAGCCACCCCGGCAGCTGGGCGCGTTGAGTTCAGTGGAGTCTCCTTCGGCTTCCCTGGCGCGGAACAGTCGGTGGTGACGAATGTGAGTTTTGTGGCTGAGCCTGGCAAGACCACCGCGATTATCGGGTCTACGGGCGCAGGGAAAACCGTGCTGTTGAACCTGCTGCTGCGCCTCTACGATCCGCAGCAGGGTTCGATCACGATCGACGGCGCTCCCGTCGCTGCGCTCACGCGTGGCCAGCTCGCTGAGGCGATGAGCCTCGTGCCGCAGCGTCCGTACCTGTTCTCGGGCACGATCGCGTCGAATCTCAGATTCGGCCGCTCGGAAGCCACCGATGAGGAACTGTGGGAGGCTCTGCGCGTGGCGCAGGGAGAGGATTTCGTACGCGCCAAGGAGCTTGGCCTTGAGGAGCCCGTATCGCAGGGGGGCACGAGTGTGTCCGGTGGCCAGCGCCAGCGGCTCTCGATCGCGCGCTCGCTGGTGGCGAAGCCGCGCGTGTACCTCTTCGACGACTCGTTCTCAGCACTCGACGTTGCGACCGACGCTCGGCTCCGCGCTGCACTGCCGAGCGCGACGCATGGCGCAACGACGATCATCGTGGCTCAGCGGGTCTCGACGATTCTCGATGCGGACCAGATTCTCGTCGTCGACGCCGGCGAGATCGTTGGCCGCGGCACCCATGATCAGCTCCTGGAGACCAGCGAGGTCTACCGCGAGATTGTGCGATCCCAGCTTGAAGAGGCGGAGGCTGCCTAA
- a CDS encoding chitinase translates to MSKWFPGRKLSWVRLSILLVIVAALAGGAVFGWGSWRDHQEASERQPWSDGYVDVTATPSFPFESPGTDGPKNVVLAFIVGAPNHACTPTWGGAYGLDEAEATLDLDRRLARLRNLGGSAMVSFGGQANADLALKCTDASDLVSGYRSVVERYELGSIDMDLEGELLANHAAVERQAAAIATVQQRATDGLDVWLTLPVAPDGLTSDGLHAVRSYLNAGVALAGVNAMTMNYNSGGDQSLIDTIRGSLSAMQLQLRAVAQESGMPLGDATAWSRVAATPMIGQNDVRDEVFTLADARALAEFANERGMVRLSMWSLNRDRSCDANWPDPKQMSDSCSGVDQGDERFAALLGSDRTGEIAQIAGAPPEVDPDRSPVVDDPDTSPYPVWNAEAAYPAETKVVWRRNVYEAKWWTQNEQPDEPVESGAQPWRLLGPVLPGEKPVERPSLPAGSYPDWVKATEYRQGDRVLFDGLGYEARWWTQGESPDASLVLPQNSPWRPLTDAEVAAALQGTGAQTSS, encoded by the coding sequence ATGTCCAAGTGGTTTCCGGGGCGCAAGCTCTCGTGGGTGCGGCTGTCGATTCTGCTCGTGATCGTTGCCGCGCTCGCCGGTGGGGCAGTGTTCGGGTGGGGGTCATGGCGCGATCACCAGGAAGCGAGCGAGCGGCAACCGTGGAGCGATGGGTACGTCGATGTAACGGCGACCCCGAGCTTCCCGTTCGAGAGCCCGGGGACTGACGGGCCGAAGAATGTGGTGCTCGCGTTCATCGTTGGCGCCCCGAATCACGCCTGCACCCCGACCTGGGGCGGCGCCTACGGACTGGACGAGGCGGAAGCGACCCTGGACCTGGATCGGCGTCTCGCCCGGTTGCGGAACCTTGGTGGCTCCGCGATGGTGTCATTCGGTGGCCAGGCGAACGCGGATCTTGCGTTGAAGTGCACTGATGCCTCAGACCTCGTGTCCGGCTACCGCAGTGTCGTCGAACGCTACGAATTGGGCAGCATTGACATGGATCTCGAGGGAGAGCTCCTAGCCAATCACGCGGCGGTAGAACGCCAGGCAGCTGCGATCGCCACAGTGCAGCAGCGCGCAACCGATGGGCTGGACGTGTGGTTGACGCTGCCGGTTGCGCCAGACGGACTGACCTCGGATGGGCTGCACGCGGTGCGCAGCTATTTGAACGCCGGCGTCGCGCTCGCTGGTGTCAACGCAATGACGATGAACTACAACTCTGGAGGCGATCAGTCGCTGATTGACACGATCCGAGGCAGCCTGAGCGCGATGCAGCTGCAGTTGCGTGCAGTGGCCCAGGAGAGTGGCATGCCGCTGGGGGACGCGACGGCGTGGAGCCGAGTTGCAGCAACGCCCATGATCGGCCAGAACGATGTGCGTGATGAGGTGTTCACGCTCGCTGATGCGCGGGCACTGGCCGAGTTCGCGAATGAGCGAGGCATGGTGCGGCTCTCCATGTGGTCGCTCAACCGAGATCGCAGTTGTGACGCGAACTGGCCGGATCCGAAGCAGATGTCTGATTCTTGCAGTGGCGTGGACCAGGGCGATGAGCGGTTCGCTGCCCTGCTCGGGTCCGACCGCACGGGGGAAATCGCTCAGATTGCCGGTGCGCCACCCGAGGTGGATCCGGATCGCAGCCCGGTCGTTGATGATCCTGACACGAGTCCGTATCCCGTGTGGAATGCCGAGGCTGCGTACCCTGCCGAAACCAAGGTGGTTTGGCGCCGCAACGTGTATGAGGCGAAGTGGTGGACGCAGAATGAGCAGCCGGACGAACCAGTGGAGAGCGGTGCGCAGCCGTGGCGCCTGCTTGGGCCGGTGCTCCCCGGCGAGAAGCCGGTTGAACGACCGTCACTGCCCGCAGGCAGCTACCCCGATTGGGTGAAAGCGACGGAGTATCGCCAGGGCGATCGGGTGCTCTTTGACGGACTGGGCTACGAAGCGCGGTGGTGGACGCAGGGGGAGAGCCCCGACGCGTCGTTGGTGCTCCCGCAAAACTCGCCGTGGCGTCCCCTCACGGACGCCGAAGTGGCCGCCGCACTGCAGGGAACGGGTGCACAGACCTCAAGTTGA
- a CDS encoding glycosyltransferase family 2 protein, which translates to MTEDAPQPNVRRRQWGAERRSEPLAIVPSRPSPAAIVWARLAIVITVLSWFLYMLTTIIRMVIEGPQESFVFHLQTWVYGLTVTALTFSAVMYLTARYGALVRFREHRRVERALLDEHFARSDDRVTVLIPSYDEEPDVVRYTLWSAALQEFPDISIVLLIDDRATGLTGDAFERLERTRALGAEISAELERPRAAAQAALDAFLAEAPEHPGPADAKRAADAYAEAAVWLDDFVAAEAITDHMAEFFAEYVLLGLSNDLRLTRLALDAAHEQGGSPDRERLHQLHQRLVWIFSAQLGSFERKQYASLSQEPNKAMNLNSYISLMGGTYRIVRDTGEQILEELGPDEDPATAELVIPDSRYLLTLDADSQLLREYCLRLVYLLEQPENQRVAVTQTPYSSFRGASTRIERMAGATTDLQHIQHQGLTYFNATFWVGANAVIRTEALDDIAVTQTVGGFEITTYVQDRTVIEDTESSIDLGLHGWTLENYPERLSYSATPPDFGSLVVQRRRWANGGLLIMPKFFEMIRARRGTADRVRLTEKMLRSNYMSSLAWASFGLIFLLFFPFDSRLLSPLVVAAALPYFLSMGLDLRASGHRFTDIFRIYGFNLILLPVNLAGVLKSVQQGATGAKIPFARTPKVTGRTAAPAIYVTLPYVIVAFSVFIAVRDSMAGNWGNAAFAAFNAIMATWAILSYIGIRASIADAALGLVGWLYVPIKPKRVAAKSPVDPTATVNWQAILYHGDRRLSRDLARTSDRRRRLSGVRAEARDDTAPVPLPVPAPSGRARRRAARHASGQK; encoded by the coding sequence GTGACCGAAGACGCACCGCAGCCGAACGTGCGACGGCGCCAGTGGGGTGCCGAGCGTCGCTCAGAGCCGCTCGCAATCGTGCCGAGCCGCCCGAGCCCCGCAGCGATCGTCTGGGCGCGCCTCGCGATCGTCATCACTGTGCTCTCCTGGTTCCTGTACATGCTCACGACCATCATTCGAATGGTGATCGAGGGACCGCAGGAATCATTCGTCTTCCATCTGCAGACCTGGGTGTACGGACTCACCGTGACCGCACTCACCTTCTCAGCGGTGATGTACCTCACAGCGCGCTACGGTGCGCTCGTGCGCTTTCGAGAGCATCGCCGCGTCGAGCGCGCACTCCTCGACGAGCACTTCGCTCGGTCCGATGATCGTGTTACCGTGCTCATCCCGAGCTACGACGAGGAACCGGATGTCGTCCGGTACACGCTCTGGTCGGCTGCACTGCAGGAGTTCCCAGATATCAGCATCGTTTTGCTCATCGACGACCGCGCCACGGGGCTCACAGGCGACGCCTTCGAACGGCTTGAGCGGACTCGTGCGCTCGGCGCGGAGATCAGCGCTGAGCTCGAGCGGCCACGCGCAGCCGCGCAAGCGGCGCTCGACGCATTTCTCGCCGAAGCGCCGGAGCATCCTGGGCCCGCTGATGCGAAGCGCGCTGCCGACGCTTACGCTGAGGCTGCAGTGTGGCTCGACGATTTCGTGGCAGCTGAGGCGATCACGGATCACATGGCAGAGTTTTTTGCCGAGTACGTGCTGCTGGGGCTCTCGAACGATCTGCGGCTCACACGGCTCGCGCTTGATGCGGCACATGAACAAGGCGGATCCCCTGACCGCGAGCGCTTGCATCAGCTACACCAGCGGCTCGTGTGGATCTTCAGCGCGCAGCTTGGCTCGTTCGAGCGCAAACAGTACGCGTCGCTGTCGCAGGAGCCAAACAAGGCGATGAACTTGAACTCGTACATCTCGCTGATGGGCGGTACCTACCGCATCGTCCGCGACACAGGCGAGCAGATCCTTGAGGAACTTGGCCCCGACGAAGATCCAGCGACCGCGGAACTCGTGATCCCCGATTCTCGCTACTTGCTGACACTGGATGCCGACTCGCAGTTGCTCCGCGAGTACTGCTTGCGACTCGTCTATCTGCTTGAGCAGCCTGAGAATCAGCGCGTCGCCGTCACCCAGACCCCGTACTCTTCGTTCCGCGGTGCGAGCACTCGGATCGAGCGCATGGCAGGGGCAACCACCGATCTGCAGCACATCCAGCACCAGGGACTCACCTATTTCAACGCAACGTTCTGGGTGGGAGCGAACGCGGTCATCCGCACCGAAGCGCTCGACGATATCGCGGTGACCCAGACGGTTGGGGGCTTTGAGATCACGACCTATGTGCAGGATCGCACCGTGATCGAAGACACGGAATCAAGCATCGACCTTGGCCTGCACGGCTGGACGCTCGAGAACTATCCCGAGCGCTTGAGCTACAGTGCGACCCCGCCGGACTTTGGCTCGCTGGTCGTGCAGCGTCGCCGCTGGGCGAACGGCGGCCTCCTGATCATGCCGAAGTTCTTCGAGATGATTCGGGCACGGCGCGGTACGGCCGACCGTGTGCGGCTCACCGAAAAAATGCTGCGCAGCAACTATATGTCGTCACTGGCATGGGCGAGCTTCGGGCTCATCTTCCTGCTCTTCTTTCCGTTCGATTCACGACTGCTGAGTCCACTCGTCGTCGCGGCCGCACTCCCCTACTTCCTCTCGATGGGCCTCGACTTGCGCGCGAGTGGGCATCGCTTCACAGACATATTCCGGATCTACGGCTTCAACCTGATCCTGTTGCCGGTCAACCTCGCCGGGGTACTCAAGTCGGTGCAGCAGGGCGCGACCGGGGCAAAAATCCCCTTTGCCCGCACCCCCAAAGTCACCGGGCGCACCGCGGCCCCCGCCATCTACGTCACTCTCCCGTACGTGATCGTAGCGTTCTCGGTCTTCATTGCGGTCCGCGACAGTATGGCCGGCAACTGGGGCAATGCGGCCTTCGCTGCCTTCAACGCGATCATGGCGACCTGGGCGATCCTCTCGTACATCGGGATCCGCGCCTCGATCGCTGATGCTGCGCTGGGGCTTGTGGGCTGGCTGTATGTCCCGATCAAACCGAAGCGAGTGGCCGCCAAGTCACCTGTTGATCCGACCGCTACCGTGAACTGGCAGGCGATCCTGTACCACGGAGATCGCCGTTTGAGCCGTGACCTCGCGCGTACCAGCGACCGTCGCAGGCGTCTCAGCGGAGTACGTGCTGAGGCGCGCGATGACACCGCCCCAGTACCCCTCCCTGTACCGGCCCCGAGTGGTCGCGCCCGTCGCCGTGCTGCGCGCCACGCATCCGGTCAAAAATAG
- the rplL gene encoding 50S ribosomal protein L7/L12, producing the protein MAKLSTEELLEQFKGLTLIELSEFVKAFEETFDVSAAAPVAVAAAPAAAAEAVEEKDEFDVVLESAGDKKIQVIKVVRELTGLGLGEAKALVEEAPKNVLEGAKKEAAEEAKAKLEEAGAGVKLA; encoded by the coding sequence ATGGCTAAGCTTTCGACTGAAGAGCTGCTGGAGCAGTTCAAGGGCCTCACCCTCATCGAGCTCTCCGAGTTCGTGAAGGCATTCGAGGAGACGTTCGACGTTTCCGCTGCTGCTCCGGTTGCCGTTGCTGCTGCTCCGGCTGCTGCTGCTGAGGCCGTCGAGGAGAAGGACGAGTTCGACGTCGTCCTCGAGTCGGCTGGCGACAAGAAGATCCAGGTCATCAAGGTTGTGCGCGAGCTCACCGGCCTGGGCCTTGGCGAGGCGAAGGCTCTCGTCGAGGAGGCTCCCAAGAACGTGCTCGAGGGCGCGAAGAAGGAAGCCGCTGAAGAAGCGAAGGCTAAGCTCGAAGAGGCAGGCGCTGGCGTCAAGCTCGCGTAA
- the rplJ gene encoding 50S ribosomal protein L10, with protein sequence MATKDATVADLQQKFEESSAVLLTEYRGLTVAELRELRNSLRENATYAVAKNTLTKIAANGAGITAFDDELAGPSALAFVHGDTVAVAKALRDFAKAHPLLVVKAGYFDGKPLTAAEVGKLADLESREVLLAKAAGAMQASIVGAAQLFAALPAKAARGFGALQEKQDA encoded by the coding sequence ATGGCTACGAAGGACGCTACGGTCGCCGATCTTCAGCAGAAGTTTGAAGAGTCGAGCGCCGTTCTGCTGACTGAGTACCGCGGTCTTACGGTTGCTGAACTGCGGGAACTCCGCAACAGCCTCCGCGAGAACGCGACGTACGCTGTGGCGAAGAACACGCTGACCAAGATTGCGGCCAACGGCGCCGGGATCACCGCATTCGATGACGAGCTCGCCGGTCCTTCGGCGCTCGCCTTCGTGCACGGTGACACCGTCGCGGTCGCAAAGGCTCTGCGTGACTTCGCCAAGGCACACCCTCTTTTGGTGGTGAAGGCGGGCTACTTCGATGGCAAGCCCCTCACCGCCGCTGAGGTAGGCAAGCTCGCCGATCTCGAGAGCCGCGAGGTACTGCTGGCCAAGGCCGCCGGTGCAATGCAGGCTTCGATCGTCGGCGCAGCGCAGCTGTTCGCCGCCCTGCCCGCCAAGGCCGCACGCGGCTTCGGCGCACTGCAGGAGAAGCAGGACGCGTAA